The window GGCCGTTCAACTCCATCAGCTTTCTCTGAGTTATCTGTGATCTCATTGAAGTCTCCGGTGAGAAACCATGGAGAGTCTCGTGAGACGGAGAGATCACAGAGCTTCATCCAGACGTCTAGGCGATTAGAGATGTCTGGTGCCCCGTAAACAAACGTTCCATTGAAGGTCTTGCCTTTGAAGGAATGAGAGTGTCAATAAAGTTCGGGGTTGCTGTAAGTACTGTTATATTCACATCCTTCCTCCAGAGAAGAGCCAGTCCTCCCGACCCAGGGGTTAGGGTTGATACGAGGTAGAGTGCATCCATATTCagatcttttaatttttttgagacGAATTCATCTTAGTTCTTTGTTTCTGACAAGAAGATAATGTCAGGGGAATTCTTTTTGTGCAGGTCTTTGAGTCTCTGGATTGTTTGGAGATTCCCTAGCCCACAACAATTCCAGCTCAAAACGACTAAGGAAGAGGGGGAAGAGGGGCGTGAATATCCAAAGATTCACATCCCGTCTCTGTAGCAGCGGGTGCAGCCTGTTGTTGTGTTTGTCATGGAGTCCCGTTCATTCCTCTTTGTGAAGATTGGACTGGTGAAGTGAAGGGGAACCCGTGTCTAGAGGGTGTGTGAGCAATATTTCTTCTTCTCAGATTAGTTCCAGTGAAGATTCTCGGGCTCGCTTGGGTTCTTCTAGCTGGAGTTACTCTACTTTGATTTCTCTTAGAGGGAATTGGAATAGAAGCAGACACTCCCTCGACAGGGGGGTAAGGAGCTCTTGAGGAGTTGGCTCTGGGAGAGTCCTGGAGCTTTCCCCATAGATCATAGCCTTACTGCTCGCTGCAGCGACTATTCTTGAAGCTGTCTTCTGCATCAAACCTTCTTCCTCTGTTTGCAAGACTCTCTGCCTTCGAGCTGCAGATTCAATAGGGTTATCTACGTTAATGTAGTGAATAGTATCTTCTCTCAGCTGCTCCATGACCTCTTCTGTTGTGGGAACTCTCATGGGGGGGGGAATCCGTGATCTCCAAGTTTCGTTCTAGCGGTGGGCGCTGAGTTTCATTGTTCCCCCTGGGTGAATCACAGGCAGGGGTAATTTGTCTAGCTCCTCTGCTCTCTTGGTGTGTATCCACCGGGCGCGTCTTCTCTCTCAATCGACGAGCTGGGGATCGGCTTCTTACGTCTTGTCTGGCCCTGACTTGATTTGGTGGGGAGATAGGTCTGTAGTACGAGGAAGCTCGCTGTTGGCGTTGATTTCTTGGTCCCTCTAAGGAGGGGACAATCTTGTTTTGTAGTGGCCGGCCCCTAAACTCAGGGAGTGGGATCCTTTCACCAAAAGGACGTCCATGCCTATCAACCCTTTGATTGAAAGGATCAGCCTCGGAGTGTCGTGGATCTCTAGTGCGGAGACAGGAGTCTAGAGATTGCTCCTGGGGCCGAGATACAGCAGGTGCTCGTTGAGCGTTCTGTTCCCCAACAGTAGCTGAGGGACATGAACGTGCCAGGTGTGAGAGGCTATAGCAGCGTGAGCAGTTGTATCCAAGATCTTCATAGTCAAAATTTACCATAAGTTCCTCTCCCGATTCAAATTCAACTAGAGCTGATCTTGGGAGTGGTTTGAGACCGTCAAAAGAGACCCTAATGCGAGCCGAGGTCTTTGTGATTTTGTATTCTTCCAAGGTCCCGAGATCTTGCCCTAGGTCATAAATCATCTTCTCATGCCAGAAATGCAGAGGCAGCCCCTGGAGTTTGATCCATAACGGTATCTGAGATGGGAAGGAAGGAGATATGACAGGTTCCCACCATTGGAGGATGAGCATCCACTGGTTATAGTGAAACGGTCTTTTGAGGAGCACCTGTAAGAGGTCTTCTTCTAGTTCAAAACGAAACTGAAAGCAGTCTTGACCAAGGTCAGATCCAGAGACCTGTCCTTTCAGGGACCATTTGCGTGGAAGCGCAGAGATGAGAGAGTCAACAGGTTGCTCCTTAGGGTTTGTCACTCTCCCAATCAAGGTGAGGGCGTTATCTCTAATGAGGGCAGAGGTGTCAAAAACCGGAGCTCTCACACGCTTCACAGGGGCTTCATTTGGCTGGGAAGTTACCCCCTTTCCTTTTTCAGCAGCAGAGAATCTACGTGAATCCATTGTTGTTAGGCAGAAGTTATGCAGGCGACTTAAGGAAGTGTTGCAAGAAGAGAGTGTACTGGTCTGAAAGTGTAGTGGGGAGTTCACCG of the Brassica rapa cultivar Chiifu-401-42 chromosome A03, CAAS_Brap_v3.01, whole genome shotgun sequence genome contains:
- the LOC103862666 gene encoding uncharacterized protein LOC103862666, which gives rise to MDSRRFSAAEKGKGVTSQPNEAPVKRVRAPVFDTSALIRDNALTLIGRVTNPKEQPVDSLISALPRKWSLKGQVSGSDLGQDCFQFRFELEEDLLQVLLKRPFHYNQWMLILQWWEPVISPSFPSQIPLWIKLQGLPLHFWHEKMIYDLGQDLGTLEEYKITKTSARIRVSFDGLKPLPRSALVEFESGEELMVNFDYEDLGYNCSRCYSLSHLARSCPSATVGEQNAQRAPAVSRPQEQSLDSCLRTRDPRHSEADPFNQRVDRHGRPFGERIPLPEFRGRPLQNKIVPSLEGPRNQRQQRASSYYRPISPPNQVRARQDVRSRSPARRLREKTRPVDTHQESRGARQITPACDSPRGNNETQRPPLERNLEITDSPPHESSHNRRGHGAAERRYYSLH